A stretch of DNA from Terriglobia bacterium:
CGGAATTGGGCAATTGCAGCTTCTGTCGTGCACCACAACGGCATGTACCGCCGCTGGACCCGGCTTTGTCGCAACGGCGCTTCGGCTGAATCTGGCCAACAATTCGTTCACGGCCCTTCCCGTGGAACAAAGTGCTACCGCCGGCAGCCAGATCGTGCCTCACATCGCATTTGGTGGAGATCCGAACGGCATCAACCTCCAGACGGTGTTGTACCTGACGAATCCGTCTTTGTCCGGTGTGACCGGTCAGGCCAGCCTTTTCGATAACAACGGCAACCCTATCGCAGCATCGGCAAACGGAGGAGCGCCGCAGTCCAGCTTCGCGTTTACGGTACTCGGGGGCGGCGTGATGAAAATCACCCTGAGCGGGGGTTCCACGCTGCAACAGGGATGGGTTTTCCTCACATTGCCGTCGCAGACGACACTAATTGTCAACGCGCTGTTTCAAACCTACAACGGCCCAACCGTGATCTCTGAAGCGAGTGTGCTCGCAACGCCGCCGCAAACAGAAGGTCTGGTCTATGTAAATCTGGCGCCGAACCTCACAGACATCGGTTTGGCTCTGGCGAATCCGCAAACTACCAGCAATACCATCACACTGACCCTCTACAATTCGGCTGGGTTCGTCTTCGCAACTCAAAGCATTACGCTCGCGCCTTTTGGACATCTGGCGCAATATCTGGATCAGATTTTCTCTCAATTGGCGGGAGCCAACTTCACCGGCACATTGTCGATGCAGAGTGCCCTGGGATTTTCGACGGTCGCGCTACGACAAAATTTAACCAGTCAGGCGGGTTTTGCGGCGTTGCCGGTTCCGGCTGACATTATGTTCATCCCATCGGTAACGAACGCATCTATCGTCAGCACAAACCGGACGTCCGGGGGGCAGGTAAACTTCACCATCAGCGTTACAGATTTCAGCCCCAACCTCGTCACTCCGACCTCAACAGCCGTAACAGTCTTTGTAGCGGTCAACTATACGAATCTGGGGAATAATGGCTTCGACGGATATTATCAGGTACTCGTTGACGGAACGAGTCTGCTGAACACACCTTCAGGCACCTTGACCGGAACGTTCGTGGGCCAAAACCCGAGCATATCCAGTGGAACACCGGCCGTCCTGTATGTCGCCGTAGAGGACTCCCTGGGCAATCCCAGCAATATCCTTACACTGCCGTTCAAGTTCTGAATTCGATCAGTCGCGCCGCCGGGCGCGACTGATCGATGGTCAACCGGGCCACGCCGATCGGAAGCTTGAATCGGCGCGGCCCGGCGCCTCCCGGATTCAAATACAGAATGCCGCCGCGCCGCTCGATTGACGGTTTGTGGGAGTGGCCGCTGACAATCACCGCGCAGCCGTCAGAATCATGTGCAGTCTCCATTTTCTTGAGGTCGTGAATCATGAAGATGGAAATGCCTCCTACCGAAAGCCTCTTAAATTCGGGAATACCTTTCGCCCAGGCTTCAGTGTCGTTATTGCCACGGATGGCAATGACGGGCGCGAGCCTCTGCAGTGCATTCAGGACCTCGAGGCTTCCGATATCGCCTGCGTGAAGAATTAAATCGACCTTCCTGAAGACTCTCAGAACTTCAGGCCGGAGGAGGCCGTGTGTGTCCGAGATGACGCCAACGACAGGCATTGGATCTCTCTTCCGCTACACCGTCTCCAGTTCCGCGTATTTGGCAATCATCTTCTTCAGGCCATGCGAGATGAAGCTGACGGTGAGCTTCAGGTCGTCTCCGGCCCCTTCGGTGCGAAGGATCGTGCCGTAGCCGTACTTGGCGTGCTTGACCCGCGTGCCGAGAGCCCATGCGCCGCCGGATTTCTTCTTCGGTTCGGACGGTCTGTAGGCGGGGGCCGCTGTCTTTTCACCGCCGCCCAGAACCTTCATCACAGCATCAGCCGTATCGTAGCTTGTGCCCCCGTATCTCATGGCGGGCTTGCGCCGGCGTTCGCCGACGTCTTCCACCAGGTCCTGTGGTACTTCGGCAAGGAAGCGCGAAGGCTCGGACACCTGGTGATCCATGTTGCCGAAATAACGCCGGAAACGCGCGGACGTCAGATACAGCTTGTTCTCGGCGCGTGTCATTCCGACGTAAAAAAGGCGGCGCTCCTCTTCCAGCTGGGCAGCTTCCGCGATTGAACGGCTATGGGGAAAAAGTCCGTCTTCCAGTCCCATGATCAGAACCACGGGAAACTCGAGACCCTTCGCGGTATGCAGCGTCATCAATGAAACAGGAGTGGCTTCGTCATAGGCATCCTGATCTGAAACCAGCGCCGCATGGTCCAGGAACTCGCGCAGCTTCTCGCCGCGCTCATGGCTTTCTTCCGCGGCGGTGAGCAGTTCACGGATATTTTCGATGCGGCTTTCCGCTTCTTCGGTGCCTTCTTCCTGAAGCGTCTCGAGATACTTCGTCCCACTGACGATCTTTTCCAATAATGCCGCGCTGGACAACTCCGCGGCGCCTTGAACGAAGCCGGCGACCAGCCGGTAGAAGGCTTCGAGGCCACGAAGCGTCCGCATCGGCAGCCGGGCTTCGCGGACCGTAGCTTCGATTGCATCCCAGATCGAGATACCGCGTTCCACGGCAAGCTCTTCGAGAGCGTCCGTTGTGGTCTTTCCGATCCCTCGCGCCGGAACGTTGATGACGCGAAGAACGTGCACCGAATCATGCGGGTTCAAAGCGACGGTCAGGTAACCGATCATGTCCTTGATCTCGGCCCGTTCGTAGAAACTGAAGCCGCCGACGATCCGGTATTTCATATTGTAGCGGCGGAGTTTTTCTTCGAGGATGCGCGAGATAAAGTTTGTACGGTATAACACCGCCATTCGCGCCCCCGGGTCCGACTTCTGGTGAAAGAGAAGGCGCTCGGCGACATACATGGCTTCTGCCTCCGCGTCGGCCGCCTCCAGATAGGTGATGAGGTCGCCGGAAGGATTCTGCGTCCAGAGCGACTTGCCTTTCCGCATTTCGTTGTTGGCCACAACGGCGCTTGCGGCAGCAAGAATGTTCTTCGTGGAACGGTAGTTCTGTTCGAGTTTGATGGTGCGGACGCGCGGAAAGTCCTTCTCGAACGACAGAATGTTCTGAATGTCGGCGCCGCGCCAGCTGTAGATCGACTGGTCCTCGTCACCCACCACACAAATGTTGTCGTGTACGCGCGTCAGATGCCGCACCAGCCGGTACTGCTGGCGGTTGGTATCCTGGTATTCGTCGACCATCACGTACTGGAACCGCATGCTGTACTTTTCGGCGGATGCGGGGAACTTGTCGAACAGATCGACCGTCTTGATCAGCAGATCGTCGAAGTCGAGCGCATTCGATTTCTTGAGCCGCTTTTCATATTCGTTGAAAACGTTCGCGGTGAATTCCCATGACGGGTCCCACGAATCGTCGAGCAGATTCTGGGCGGTCTTGCCGTGATTTTTCGCATGACTGATGCGCGAATGGATCGTCTTCGCGGTGACGAGGCGGTCGTCGACCTTCAGGTCTTTCATGGCGGCTTTCACGACCTGCATCTGATCGGAGTCGTCGTAGATCGTGAAGTCCCGCGTGTAATCCAGCGCTTCGATTTCGCGGCGCAGAATGCGCACACACAGCGAATGGAACGTCGAAATCAACGGGTCGCCCAGCCGCGCGGCGCGGAGCAGATTGCGCACGCGGGATTTCATCTGGTCCGAGGCTTTGTTCGTAAAGGTGACGGCTAGAATCTGGTCGGGCCGCACATCGCGATCCTCGATCAGATGCGCGACTCGATAGGTGATGACGCGCGTCTTGCCGCTGCCAGCGCCGGCCAGAATAAGGACCGGGCCCTCGGTAGTCTGCGCCGCTTCAAGTTGTTGGGGATTCAAGAGTTTAGCTAGATCC
This window harbors:
- a CDS encoding metallophosphoesterase family protein codes for the protein MPVVGVISDTHGLLRPEVLRVFRKVDLILHAGDIGSLEVLNALQRLAPVIAIRGNNDTEAWAKGIPEFKRLSVGGISIFMIHDLKKMETAHDSDGCAVIVSGHSHKPSIERRGGILYLNPGGAGPRRFKLPIGVARLTIDQSRPAARLIEFRT
- a CDS encoding UvrD-helicase domain-containing protein, with product MDLAKLLNPQQLEAAQTTEGPVLILAGAGSGKTRVITYRVAHLIEDRDVRPDQILAVTFTNKASDQMKSRVRNLLRAARLGDPLISTFHSLCVRILRREIEALDYTRDFTIYDDSDQMQVVKAAMKDLKVDDRLVTAKTIHSRISHAKNHGKTAQNLLDDSWDPSWEFTANVFNEYEKRLKKSNALDFDDLLIKTVDLFDKFPASAEKYSMRFQYVMVDEYQDTNRQQYRLVRHLTRVHDNICVVGDEDQSIYSWRGADIQNILSFEKDFPRVRTIKLEQNYRSTKNILAAASAVVANNEMRKGKSLWTQNPSGDLITYLEAADAEAEAMYVAERLLFHQKSDPGARMAVLYRTNFISRILEEKLRRYNMKYRIVGGFSFYERAEIKDMIGYLTVALNPHDSVHVLRVINVPARGIGKTTTDALEELAVERGISIWDAIEATVREARLPMRTLRGLEAFYRLVAGFVQGAAELSSAALLEKIVSGTKYLETLQEEGTEEAESRIENIRELLTAAEESHERGEKLREFLDHAALVSDQDAYDEATPVSLMTLHTAKGLEFPVVLIMGLEDGLFPHSRSIAEAAQLEEERRLFYVGMTRAENKLYLTSARFRRYFGNMDHQVSEPSRFLAEVPQDLVEDVGERRRKPAMRYGGTSYDTADAVMKVLGGGEKTAAPAYRPSEPKKKSGGAWALGTRVKHAKYGYGTILRTEGAGDDLKLTVSFISHGLKKMIAKYAELETV